The Latilactobacillus sakei subsp. sakei DSM 20017 = JCM 1157 genome includes a window with the following:
- a CDS encoding ABC transporter permease, with the protein MQTSLSQEWYKFRHQKGPLMGILALLSLMFIMAISVPVTRTAIITGFKTPQWLLMIIVIIGANFMIMEDQHTTIRTLLYRHTYRWSIYLAKLLILTLYTGVLTTLSLLFTVLLKTTLASQLSWQSERLFSHLVVGMAGTCLVGILLLTIILLLSCLFPVNTVVICLGLILIFTGQGIASLTIGSSSPILVNILKWQPLNMLNLMAQLPDPSYQKDTYLSNSQLLAGIIGYSGFFLAIGYWRFKHKRV; encoded by the coding sequence ATGCAAACTAGCTTAAGCCAAGAATGGTATAAATTTCGCCACCAAAAAGGGCCACTAATGGGAATTCTAGCGCTCCTAAGCTTAATGTTCATCATGGCCATTTCAGTTCCCGTTACTCGCACCGCGATCATTACGGGATTCAAGACACCACAGTGGTTGTTGATGATCATCGTTATTATCGGTGCTAATTTTATGATTATGGAAGACCAACACACTACAATCCGAACGCTTTTGTATCGTCACACTTATCGGTGGTCAATTTATCTCGCTAAGTTGTTGATTCTCACTCTCTACACTGGTGTGCTTACCACACTTAGTTTGTTATTCACAGTTCTGCTAAAAACGACTCTTGCCTCACAACTGAGTTGGCAAAGTGAGCGGCTATTCAGTCACTTGGTTGTCGGGATGGCAGGCACATGCTTAGTCGGAATCTTGCTGTTGACAATTATTTTACTACTATCGTGTCTTTTCCCAGTGAATACGGTAGTCATTTGCCTTGGTCTGATTCTAATTTTTACCGGGCAAGGAATTGCCAGTCTCACAATCGGCTCTAGTAGTCCGATATTAGTCAATATCCTGAAGTGGCAACCGTTAAATATGCTCAACTTGATGGCGCAACTACCAGATCCAAGCTATCAAAAAGACACTTATTTAAGTAATTCGCAACTACTCGCGGGGATTATCGGCTATAGTGGCTTTTTCCTAGCAATTGGTTATTGGCGCTTCAAACACAAACGAGTTTAG
- a CDS encoding CPBP family intramembrane glutamic endopeptidase, protein MRRLLKVSSEVVIALAVILVTQLIAGFSLPSWASHPTFRIIQTVYSPVLYLLVFYGLINWLNRHYFHETVALFTWRPNLKPQFFIWPVIWVLLIDLTFFLVVPGRIVWPTINHLNVTLNLLATLLLAGIAAPIVEEYIFRGLISQRLTKAYGARIGLIGSSLLFGLTHLLNGVLDFWSAVQLIIAGTLAGALFWLTSRWYQTLWAGIVLHAGYNVLTSVIPIRVHTSNDWPIQYLLNQPNRLMTGGEYGADCSLITMITLIIILGYIYFATRNSRRAMF, encoded by the coding sequence ATGCGGCGTTTATTAAAGGTCAGTAGTGAGGTTGTGATTGCTTTAGCAGTCATTCTAGTAACTCAATTAATTGCCGGGTTTAGTTTACCTAGCTGGGCCAGTCATCCCACCTTTAGAATCATTCAAACGGTGTATTCACCAGTGCTATATTTATTAGTCTTTTACGGCTTAATCAACTGGTTAAACCGACACTACTTTCATGAAACAGTTGCTTTATTCACTTGGCGACCAAACCTCAAACCACAATTTTTCATCTGGCCAGTAATTTGGGTTCTGTTGATTGATTTAACATTCTTCTTGGTTGTCCCTGGACGAATTGTTTGGCCAACAATCAATCATCTGAATGTCACATTGAATCTGTTAGCCACTTTACTCTTAGCTGGAATTGCCGCGCCAATTGTCGAAGAATATATTTTCCGCGGCTTGATTAGTCAACGTCTAACTAAGGCATATGGCGCACGGATCGGTTTAATCGGCTCGTCACTACTATTTGGTCTAACCCATCTGCTCAACGGCGTCCTTGATTTCTGGAGTGCCGTTCAACTAATCATCGCTGGTACGCTGGCAGGAGCATTATTCTGGTTGACTTCAAGATGGTATCAAACATTATGGGCCGGTATTGTTTTACATGCTGGCTATAATGTCTTAACATCAGTCATTCCAATCCGTGTTCACACTAGCAATGACTGGCCGATTCAGTACTTACTCAACCAACCCAACCGTTTAATGACAGGTGGGGAATATGGTGCGGATTGCAGCCTAATCACAATGATTACCTTGATAATCATCCTTGGCTACATCTATTTTGCAACACGCAATTCTAGGCGCGCCATGTTTTAA
- a CDS encoding ABC transporter permease: MQAALSQEYYKLLHKKLTWFAPAIIVGLMLLMPITFDDSYWLVMANFGSSQWILLVLIIVGATLFSMEFQHHTILTLLYKTPNRRTIYLAKFVVLFGYNIALHLFALGLTILFNTLAIGGHANWLTHYLYHQSLLMNTIMTATIDLGMSLMLIGFLFLLSCLLTNNAVVITTSITIVFMGQSLSSILLHEHPQFGSWLKWNPLNMLNLTFQYANYPVYHKLTQLTTGQLLLGTLSYVLFFLWLGNWCFKQRHF, translated from the coding sequence ATGCAAGCGGCACTATCTCAAGAATATTACAAACTGTTGCACAAAAAATTAACGTGGTTCGCACCTGCGATTATCGTGGGTTTAATGCTCCTGATGCCTATAACCTTCGACGATTCTTATTGGTTGGTGATGGCCAATTTTGGGTCGAGTCAGTGGATTTTACTCGTGTTGATTATCGTTGGTGCGACGCTTTTCTCAATGGAATTTCAGCATCATACCATCTTAACGCTACTTTACAAAACACCAAATCGGCGGACCATTTATTTAGCTAAATTCGTTGTTCTCTTTGGCTACAATATTGCATTGCATCTATTCGCATTAGGGCTCACAATCTTGTTCAACACACTGGCGATTGGGGGGCACGCAAATTGGTTAACACATTATCTGTATCACCAAAGTTTACTCATGAACACCATCATGACCGCCACAATTGATCTCGGGATGTCGCTCATGCTGATTGGATTCTTATTCTTACTGTCCTGTTTGCTGACGAATAACGCCGTGGTCATCACGACGAGTATCACAATCGTATTCATGGGACAGTCACTCTCAAGCATATTACTTCATGAGCACCCACAATTCGGTAGTTGGCTCAAATGGAATCCACTCAATATGTTAAATCTGACGTTCCAATACGCAAATTATCCCGTTTACCACAAGTTGACACAACTAACGACAGGTCAATTATTACTTGGAACCCTTAGTTATGTACTATTCTTTCTATGGCTTGGTAATTGGTGCTTTAAACAACGTCATTTCTAA
- a CDS encoding ATP-binding cassette domain-containing protein, protein MPNLQTTQLIKQFGNQVVLDDINLTLKPNTIYGLLGRNGVGKSTLLSILANHQTASLGEIKWGDTVLTGRDHPLQTIYLMSEINLFNKDDKLKTIIKNTALLQGSFDHELAEEMLTAFDLSPKKKLNQLSTGYRTIFKTIVALCVPAEYVFLDEPVLGLDANYRSLLYRYILQAYESRPRTFVVATHIIEEIATLVEHVLVLNDTQLIVDDDLENVLAKSYRVSGPEELVRKYCTDLNILDSQQMGTLYTVYLYDTLPTERIIPDRLTIEHIDLQETFIKLTNKGSEAHV, encoded by the coding sequence ATGCCTAACTTACAAACCACACAATTGATTAAACAATTCGGAAACCAAGTCGTCCTCGATGACATCAACTTAACGCTTAAGCCCAATACGATTTACGGATTACTCGGCCGCAACGGGGTGGGTAAGAGTACTTTATTAAGTATTCTGGCCAACCATCAAACCGCATCCCTGGGTGAGATCAAATGGGGCGATACGGTCTTAACCGGTCGCGATCATCCGTTACAAACGATTTACTTGATGTCGGAAATCAATCTCTTCAATAAAGATGATAAATTAAAGACAATTATTAAGAATACCGCCTTACTTCAAGGGTCATTTGATCATGAATTAGCCGAAGAAATGCTGACTGCGTTTGACTTGAGTCCGAAAAAGAAGCTCAATCAACTTTCAACCGGCTACCGGACGATTTTTAAAACAATTGTCGCGCTTTGTGTCCCAGCGGAATATGTTTTTCTAGATGAACCAGTGCTTGGACTGGATGCTAACTACCGTAGTCTCTTATACCGGTACATTTTGCAAGCCTATGAGAGTCGACCACGAACATTTGTCGTTGCGACTCATATCATCGAAGAAATCGCGACCTTAGTCGAACACGTCTTGGTCTTAAATGACACCCAATTAATCGTCGATGATGATTTGGAAAACGTCCTCGCTAAGAGTTACCGTGTCAGCGGTCCCGAAGAACTCGTCCGAAAATACTGTACCGACTTAAATATCTTAGATAGCCAACAAATGGGGACGTTATATACGGTTTATCTTTATGATACGTTACCGACAGAACGGATTATTCCGGATCGTCTAACAATTGAACATATCGATTTACAAGAAACCTTCATTAAATTAACGAACAAAGGAAGTGAAGCACATGTTTAA
- a CDS encoding ABC transporter ATP-binding protein: protein MLKITDINVWIKHRQIINAVSLEVQPGAIVGLIGPNGAGKTTIMKTILGLMPFSGTVTIDNQSVTETNHTGLKSVGALIEHPALYPFLMGYQNLALYAQDEADLQAIVTQLEMTPYINRKAKGYSLGMKQKLGIALALLNHPQLVILDEPMNGLDIDATILVRQIIQQYAQQGTAFLIASHILSELEKVVTDVIIINNGQVRLNQPIATFNQVTAQRYRLQTTDMAQTLTLLTDHQIPFEQDAGYLNISQTVLYTAQTLCFDQQIQFKALIPEQISFEQRIVQLLHEKGGDEHAN from the coding sequence ATGCTTAAAATAACCGATATCAATGTTTGGATTAAACACCGCCAAATTATTAACGCTGTTTCACTCGAAGTGCAACCCGGTGCCATCGTCGGCTTAATCGGTCCCAATGGTGCTGGTAAAACAACCATTATGAAAACAATTCTGGGACTGATGCCATTTTCCGGGACAGTCACAATTGATAATCAATCCGTGACCGAAACCAATCATACGGGTTTAAAGTCTGTTGGAGCGTTGATCGAACATCCCGCACTTTATCCGTTTCTAATGGGCTATCAAAATCTCGCGTTATATGCCCAAGATGAAGCGGACCTGCAAGCGATTGTCACCCAACTCGAAATGACACCTTATATCAACCGTAAAGCTAAAGGCTATTCACTCGGGATGAAACAAAAGCTCGGAATTGCACTTGCTTTATTAAATCACCCCCAATTAGTCATCTTGGATGAGCCAATGAATGGCTTAGATATCGACGCAACCATTTTGGTTCGGCAAATCATTCAACAATATGCGCAACAGGGAACGGCCTTTTTAATTGCGAGTCACATTCTCAGTGAACTCGAAAAAGTCGTTACCGATGTGATTATCATTAATAACGGGCAAGTGCGCCTGAACCAACCAATCGCAACGTTTAATCAAGTAACCGCACAACGTTATCGCCTTCAAACCACTGATATGGCGCAAACTCTGACTTTATTAACTGACCATCAAATTCCGTTTGAGCAGGATGCTGGCTATCTAAACATTTCTCAAACGGTGCTCTACACGGCGCAAACCTTGTGCTTCGACCAGCAGATTCAATTCAAAGCATTGATTCCTGAACAAATTAGCTTCGAACAACGAATTGTCCAATTACTCCACGAAAAGGGTGGCGATGAACATGCAAACTAG